A part of Fusarium oxysporum Fo47 chromosome III, complete sequence genomic DNA contains:
- a CDS encoding branched-chain alpha-ketoacid dehydrogenase, with translation MPSIALRQSRRCKLTDPRPYLANIPRTSYTKFQFRAGTNASWRPVSILDDWVAKEARPISLRQLMVFGRSLTESRLISSANYVRTELPTRIAHRIRDMQRLPYVVTMNPHIKEVYDLYYHAFDTFRKVKEVKTLEDNDKLCELISHNLKGHLTVIPKLAMGILECGGLMSPQDLDNFMNTILRSRISRRVIAEQHLSLTETYNSPNFSPGAKLSESDFIGEVFIKCYAKDVVERCSKAITILARTTNGPDVQIPEITVDGHLDASFPYILSHLEYIIGELLRNSVQAVIDRHQRVHSDPDSVKPPPVEITICENQQHVIIRICDRGGGIPRAELPHLWSFSKGPQSQRRLENLAQVPKMAATMQELHVEEELGRADLKAPPYQSSLSSLTSRPPNLRLGMGLPLSRVYAEYWAGNLDLHSLEGYGTDVFLQISRLGNKNEQLTTRASMDAL, from the exons ATGCCATCCATCGCCCTGCGACAGAGCAGGCGATGTAAACTGACAGATCCGCGTCCTTACCTGGCGAATATTCCCCGTACCTCGTATACGAAGTTTCAGTTTCGCGCTGGTACAAACGCATCATGGCGTCCTGTTTCAATCCTTGATGA CTGGGTCGCGAAAGAAGCTCGACCTATCAGTCTCCGCCAACTTATGGTTTTTGGCCGCTCTCTTACAGAATCTCGTCTGATAAGCTCGGCTAACTATGTTCGCACCGAATTGCCTACACG AATTGCGCATCGGATCCGAGATATGCAACGTTTACCCTATGTCGTTACTATGAACCCACATATTAAGGAGGTTTACGACCTTTACTACCACGCCTTCGATACATTCCGCAAAGTGAAAGAGGTTAAAACATTGGAGGACAACGACAAGCTGTGCGAACTCATCAGCCATAACCTAAAGGGCCACTTGACTGTGATACCGAAGCTTGCTATGGGAATCCTAGAATGCGGTGGTCTCATGAGTCCTCAAGATCTGGATAACTTCATGAACACCATTCTTAGATCG CGCATTTCTAGACGTGTCATCGCTGAGCAGCATCTTTCACTAACAGAAACCTACAACTCCCCTAACTTCTCTCCCGGAGCCAAACTTTCCGAATCCGACTTCATCGGCGAAGTGTTTATTAAGTGCTATGCTAAGGATGTTGTCGAGCGCTGTTCTAAAGCCATCACTATTCTTGCCCGCACAACGAATGGCCCTGACGTCCAGATTCCCGAAATCACAGTTGATGGCCATCTCGATGCCTCTTTTCCTTACATTCTAAGTCATCTCGAGTACATCATTGGCGAGCTCCTCCGCAACTCTGTCCAGGCCGTCATTGATCGACATCAGAGAGTCCATTCGGACCCTGACAGTGTGAAGCCGCCCCCTGTGGAGATAACCATCTGCGAGAACCAGCAACATGTTATCATCCGCATATGCGATCGTGGTGGTGGTATCCCTCGTGCTGAACTGCCACATCTCTGGTCTTTCAGCAAGGGTCCGCAAAGCCAAAGACGTCTCGAGAATCTTGCGCAGGTGCCGAAGATGGCAGCAACGATGCAGGAGCTTCACGTAGAGGAGGAATTGGGGCGTGCAGATTTGAAAGCACCGCCTTATCAAAGTTCATTATCGTCTCTCACCAGTCGGCCGCCCAACCTGCGTCTCGGCATGGGTTTACCTCTGAGCCGTGTCTATGCTGAGTATTGGGCTGGAAATCTTGACTTGCATAGCCTCGAGGGCTACGGAACGGATGTCTTCCTGCAGATTTCGCGACTTGGAAATAAAAACGAGCAACTGACAACACGAGCCAGCATGGACGCCTTATAG
- a CDS encoding septin CDC12, with translation MASATAENASPIGIANLPNQRHKIVAKRGAGFTIMVAGESGLGKTTFINTLFSTTIKNYADHKRRHQKQVDKTVEIEITKAELEEKFFKVRLTVIDTPGFGDYVNNRDSWMPIIEFLDDQHESYMLQEQQPRRQDKIDLRVHACLYFIRPTGHTLKPLDIEVMKRLCSRVNLIPVIAKADTLSPADLAKFKQRIVSVIEAQNIKIYQPPIEEDDEAAAQHARSLMNAMPFAVIGSEKDVKTGDGRIVKGRQYSWGVAEVENEDHCDFKKLRSILIRTHMLDLIHTTEELHYEAYRAQQMETRKFGEARPRKLDNPKFKEEEEALRKRFTEQVKIEEQRFRQWEQKLISERDRLNKDLEQTHAQIKQLEQELEQMQGSAVRSHGRR, from the exons atGGCTTCTGCAACTGCCGAGAACGCTTCACCGATTGGTATTGCCAATCTGCCCAACCAGCGACACAAGATTGTCGCGAAGCGCGGTGCCGGTTTCACTATTATG GTTGCTGGCGAGTCTGGTCTGGGCAAGACTACCTTCATCAACACTCTTTTCTCCACCACCATCAAGAACTATGCCGACCACAAGCGCCGTCACCAGAAGCAGGTTGATAAGACTGTCGAGATCGAGATCACCAAGGCCGAGCTCGAGgagaagttcttcaagg TCCGACTGACCGTCATCGACACACCCGGATTCGGCGACTACGTTAACAACCGCGATTCTTGGATGCCCATTATCGAGTTCCTCGACGACCAGCACGAGTCTTACATGCTTCAGGAGCAACAGCCCCGCCGCCAGGACAAGATCGACCTCCGTGTCCATGCCTGCCTTTACTTCATCCGCCCTACCGGCCACACCCTCAAGCCTCTCGATATTGAGGTCATGAAGCGTCTCTGCTCGCGTGTCAACCTTATCCCCGTTATTGCCAAGGCCGACACCCTCAGCCCCGCCGACTTGGCCAAGTTTAAGCAGCGC ATTGTCTCTGTCATTGAAGCCCAGAACATCAAGATCTACCAGCCCCCGATcgaggaggacgatgaggctGCCGCTCAGCATGCCCGCAGCCTTATGAACGCCATGCCTTTCGCTGTTATCGGCTCCGAGAAGGACGTCAAGACCGGTGATGGCCGCATTGTCAAGGGCCGACAGTACTCTTGGGGTGTTGCCGAGGTTGAGAATGAGGACCACTGCGATTTCAAGAAGCTCCGCTCTATCCTGATCCGAACACACATGCTCGACCTTATTCACACCACCGAGGAGTTGCACTACGAGGCTTACCGCGCTCAACAGATGGAGACCCGCAAGTTCGGCGAGGCTCGTCCCCGAAAGCTCGACAACCCCAAGttcaaggaagaggaggaggctctCCGAAAGCGTTTCACCGAGCAGGTCAAGATCGAGGAGCAGCGTTTCCGTCAATGGGAGCAGAAGCTCATCTCCGAGCGCGACCGTCTCAACAAGGATCTCGAGCAAACCCATGCTCAGATCAAGCAGCTCGAGCAAGAGCTGGAGCAGATGCAGGGCAGCGCTGTCCGCAGCCACGGTCGCCGCTAA